A single window of Cetobacterium sp. 8H DNA harbors:
- a CDS encoding APC family permease, whose protein sequence is MNKDKLGFWSIVLLGINSIIGSGIFLLPNKAYNLVGVGSIFVIIFDMVLVLSIALCFAEASGMFKKNGGPYVYAKEAFGEFVGFEVGFMKWAIAIIAWAAMASAFVQVLAKVWTVAEDPFIKNLMIIIILSALGIMNILGVKISKILNNIITIGKMLPLLLFIAVGIFFIKGENFVPIFPNSEVESFNFAPAALLMFYAFTGFESIAVAAEDMDNPEKNLPKATLVVMFVVSLFYTMILIVSIGTLGTELSSSSEPIAAAASKFLGPIGSAIITAGTLVSIGGINIAASFVTPRCGVALAEDGILPRVIAKNGRFGTPTLAIIITVVLAIAIALSGSFVKLAAISVISRFVQYLPTCLAIPVLRKKRPDLHRTFKVPFGPVIPIFAIVVSCWLVYNSELEKILIGLGGLLVGVPVYFLMKKYSK, encoded by the coding sequence ATGAATAAAGATAAATTGGGGTTTTGGAGTATTGTACTTTTAGGAATAAACTCTATAATTGGTTCTGGAATATTTTTACTTCCAAATAAAGCATATAATCTTGTGGGTGTTGGAAGCATTTTTGTAATAATATTTGACATGGTATTGGTTTTAAGTATTGCATTATGTTTTGCTGAAGCAAGTGGTATGTTTAAAAAAAATGGTGGTCCATATGTATATGCGAAAGAAGCATTTGGTGAATTTGTAGGTTTCGAAGTTGGTTTTATGAAATGGGCGATTGCAATTATAGCATGGGCAGCTATGGCCTCAGCTTTTGTTCAAGTGCTAGCTAAAGTATGGACTGTGGCTGAAGATCCATTTATTAAAAATTTGATGATTATAATTATTTTATCAGCCTTAGGTATTATGAATATTTTAGGAGTCAAAATTTCAAAGATACTGAATAATATAATAACAATTGGAAAAATGTTGCCACTTCTTCTTTTTATAGCAGTTGGAATATTTTTTATAAAAGGTGAAAATTTTGTTCCAATTTTTCCAAATAGTGAAGTTGAAAGTTTTAATTTTGCTCCAGCAGCTCTGCTAATGTTTTATGCTTTCACTGGATTTGAATCAATTGCTGTGGCAGCAGAAGATATGGATAATCCTGAAAAAAATTTGCCTAAAGCAACATTAGTAGTGATGTTTGTGGTATCATTGTTCTATACAATGATACTGATAGTATCTATTGGTACCTTAGGAACAGAGCTTTCAAGCAGTTCAGAACCTATAGCTGCTGCGGCATCGAAATTTTTAGGACCAATAGGATCAGCGATAATAACTGCAGGAACTCTTGTATCAATAGGGGGGATAAATATAGCTGCTTCTTTTGTGACTCCAAGATGTGGTGTAGCTTTGGCAGAAGATGGGATCTTGCCAAGAGTAATAGCCAAAAATGGACGTTTTGGAACTCCTACACTAGCCATAATAATAACTGTAGTTTTAGCAATAGCAATAGCCTTATCTGGAAGTTTTGTAAAATTAGCTGCAATAAGTGTAATATCTAGATTTGTTCAATACTTACCAACATGCTTAGCAATACCAGTTTTAAGAAAAAAAAGACCAGATTTACATAGAACATTCAAAGTGCCCTTTGGTCCAGTAATACCAATATTTGCAATAGTGGTTAGTTGTTGGTTGGTATATAATTCAGAATTAGAAAAAATTTTAATAGGATTGGGAGGATTGTTAGTAGGAGTTCCAGTTTATTTTCTTATGAAAAAGTATTCAAAATAA
- a CDS encoding gamma-glutamyl-gamma-aminobutyrate hydrolase family protein codes for MKRKPIIGISGSIIRENSGDFPGYERAYVNNDYIQSVIRAGGIPYIIPVTEDEEIIREYSRNIDGLILSGGHDVNPLLWSEEPLKELGEVFVERDKFDFLLIETVFELKKPILAICRGEQILNVFFGGTLYQDLSYKKDSFVKHNQRYTPTFESHSIEIEKNSKLFEIFKEKNLFVNSFHHMAIKDVAPGFKKVAVSKDGVIEGIEMCGEEFIIGVQWHPEMLSKKNIKMQKLFNRFVEVSIEMEDKNE; via the coding sequence ATGAAAAGAAAACCTATAATAGGAATATCTGGAAGTATAATAAGAGAAAATAGCGGAGATTTTCCTGGGTATGAAAGAGCATATGTAAACAACGATTACATCCAGTCTGTTATAAGGGCAGGAGGAATCCCTTATATTATTCCTGTAACAGAAGATGAGGAGATAATTAGAGAATACTCTAGAAATATAGATGGTTTAATTTTATCTGGTGGTCATGATGTAAATCCTTTACTTTGGAGTGAAGAACCTTTAAAAGAGTTAGGTGAGGTATTTGTAGAAAGAGATAAATTTGATTTTCTATTAATTGAGACTGTTTTTGAGTTAAAAAAACCTATTTTAGCTATTTGTAGAGGAGAGCAAATATTAAATGTATTTTTTGGAGGAACTTTATATCAAGATTTAAGCTATAAAAAGGATAGTTTTGTAAAACACAATCAAAGATATACGCCAACCTTTGAAAGTCATTCCATAGAGATAGAAAAAAATTCTAAATTATTTGAAATTTTTAAAGAGAAAAATTTGTTTGTAAATAGTTTTCATCATATGGCGATTAAAGATGTAGCTCCTGGTTTTAAGAAGGTAGCAGTATCTAAGGATGGTGTCATAGAAGGGATTGAAATGTGTGGAGAAGAGTTTATAATAGGAGTACAGTGGCACCCAGAGATGCTAAGTAAAAAAAATATAAAAATGCAAAAATTATTTAATAGATTTGTTGAAGTAAGCATTGAGATGGAGGATAAAAATGAATAA
- a CDS encoding dihydroxyacetone kinase subunit L: MQEIGRKGIKNLFSITADFLLSHCNEFNKIDSKYGDGDHGVTITKICHTIENHVDNWEENYSIKKFIENLGEDIMGVNGGSAGPLWGTLFIGLSIPLANEEKLSIESFKKMFKSSLDELQEITLAKIGDKTMMDSFIPAVESILSYKGESLEEMFNSASEAAIKGCENTKDYTAKFGRAKNYGDKTIGTIDAGAYSISFLFQGFSKALKA, encoded by the coding sequence ATGCAAGAGATTGGTAGAAAAGGAATTAAAAACTTATTTTCCATTACAGCTGATTTTTTATTATCTCACTGTAATGAATTCAATAAAATTGATTCAAAATATGGTGATGGAGATCATGGAGTCACTATCACTAAAATTTGTCATACTATAGAAAATCATGTAGATAACTGGGAAGAGAATTATTCAATAAAAAAATTTATTGAAAATTTAGGTGAGGATATTATGGGTGTTAATGGAGGGTCGGCTGGTCCTTTATGGGGAACACTCTTTATAGGCTTATCAATTCCTTTAGCTAATGAAGAAAAACTTTCTATTGAAAGTTTCAAAAAAATGTTTAAAAGCTCTTTAGATGAGCTACAAGAAATAACTTTAGCTAAAATCGGTGACAAGACAATGATGGACTCTTTTATTCCTGCGGTTGAAAGCATTCTTTCTTATAAGGGAGAATCTCTTGAAGAAATGTTTAATAGCGCTTCTGAGGCTGCTATTAAAGGATGTGAAAATACAAAAGATTATACCGCTAAATTTGGAAGAGCTAAAAATTATGGTGATAAAACAATTGGAACTATTGATGCTGGAGCATACTCTATATCATTTTTATTTCAAGGTTTTTCAAAAGCACTAAAAGCTTAA
- a CDS encoding Hsp20/alpha crystallin family protein: MSLIKKNEWFSNLLSDPFDEDKLQNPFKKSFPAVNISENENNYLIEVCTPGIKKEDLKLDISEGTLAISYKTEVSSEEKNKTYFKKEFSYNSFERKMTLPKNILEDQIKATFEDGILKITLPKDQSKKVDSTSIPID; encoded by the coding sequence ATGAGTTTAATTAAGAAAAATGAATGGTTTTCTAATCTTTTATCTGATCCTTTTGATGAAGATAAATTACAAAATCCATTTAAAAAATCTTTTCCTGCTGTTAACATCTCTGAAAATGAAAATAATTATCTTATTGAAGTTTGTACTCCAGGTATAAAAAAAGAAGATTTAAAATTGGATATTAGTGAAGGTACTTTAGCTATCTCTTATAAAACTGAAGTTTCTAGTGAAGAGAAAAATAAAACATATTTTAAAAAAGAATTTTCTTATAATTCTTTTGAACGTAAAATGACTCTTCCTAAAAATATTTTAGAAGATCAAATAAAGGCAACTTTTGAAGATGGTATTTTAAAAATAACACTTCCTAAGGATCAAAGTAAAAAAGTTGATTCAACTTCAATTCCAATAGATTAA
- a CDS encoding TldD/PmbA family protein: MEIKLFIDKVFEKANALNLKEFEIYFLSSENESIKVFKSEVDTYSNSQNMGISFRVKIDGKMGYSYTESLEEEDILTLINTAIVNAKIIENLDIIDIYGDKENYKTIDSFNENLANVNVEDKIKFLLTAEQTALEMDPRVKNVNYCVIGSGYSENIIKNSKGLELYHKSNSIYAYIAVVVQDGNSIKNDSAYIVTRDFSEMNPVKLAQEAVQKALNKLNSSAIENKNYKVVIQNDAFADLLGSMSGIFSAEAVQKGISKLKDKLNTSVASPLVTIIDNPHLENGYDSVPFDAEGVPTKEKKLIENGILKTYLHNLKTAKKDNIKTTGNASKGGYKGTMGISAFNLYLEKGDLSFENILEYVNNGVLITGFSGLHSGLNSISGDFSLATEGFLIKNGKIEKPLDQITAAGNFFTLLQDIEKIGTDIKFNLSAIGAPSVVVKNLSISS; the protein is encoded by the coding sequence ATGGAAATAAAATTATTTATAGATAAAGTTTTTGAAAAAGCAAATGCTTTAAATTTAAAAGAGTTTGAGATTTATTTTTTGTCATCAGAAAATGAATCTATAAAAGTTTTTAAAAGTGAAGTTGACACTTATAGCAATTCTCAAAATATGGGAATATCTTTCAGAGTTAAAATTGATGGAAAAATGGGATATTCTTACACGGAATCTTTAGAAGAAGAGGATATTCTTACACTTATTAATACTGCTATTGTAAACGCTAAAATTATTGAAAATTTAGATATTATAGATATCTATGGAGATAAAGAAAATTACAAAACTATTGATTCATTCAACGAAAACTTAGCTAATGTGAATGTCGAAGATAAAATAAAGTTTTTATTAACTGCTGAACAAACAGCTTTAGAAATGGATCCAAGAGTAAAAAATGTTAATTATTGTGTAATTGGAAGTGGATATAGTGAAAACATTATAAAAAATTCTAAAGGACTTGAACTATATCATAAATCTAATTCAATATATGCATATATAGCTGTTGTTGTACAGGATGGCAATTCAATAAAAAATGATTCAGCATATATTGTTACGAGAGATTTTTCAGAAATGAATCCTGTTAAACTAGCTCAAGAAGCTGTTCAAAAAGCTTTAAATAAACTTAACTCTTCAGCTATAGAAAATAAAAATTATAAAGTTGTTATACAAAATGATGCTTTTGCTGATTTATTAGGTTCAATGAGTGGAATTTTTTCTGCCGAAGCTGTTCAAAAAGGAATATCTAAATTAAAGGATAAATTAAATACTTCTGTTGCTAGTCCGTTAGTTACGATAATTGATAATCCTCATTTAGAAAACGGATATGATAGTGTTCCTTTTGATGCCGAAGGAGTTCCTACAAAAGAAAAAAAATTAATTGAGAATGGAATTTTAAAAACATATCTTCATAATCTTAAAACTGCAAAAAAAGATAACATTAAAACAACAGGAAATGCCTCTAAAGGTGGGTATAAAGGAACTATGGGTATATCTGCTTTTAATCTTTATTTAGAAAAAGGAGATCTCTCTTTTGAAAATATTTTAGAGTATGTAAATAACGGTGTTCTTATAACTGGATTTTCTGGGTTGCATTCAGGATTAAATTCAATTTCTGGAGATTTTTCATTAGCTACAGAGGGATTCCTAATAAAAAATGGAAAGATTGAAAAACCATTAGATCAAATAACTGCGGCTGGAAACTTCTTTACTCTTCTACAAGATATCGAAAAAATCGGAACAGATATTAAGTTCAATCTATCAGCTATTGGTGCTCCTTCAGTGGTTGTGAAAAATTTAAGTATCTCTTCGTAA
- a CDS encoding GNAT family N-acetyltransferase, with translation MNLKIKRFNELSTRELYEILKLRAEIFVVEQNCPYNDLDDKDYECIHIFLEEENQILSYIRVLKPGVSYSDSSLGRVLVSKIARGKGLAKKIVQIGINYIFNELNEKAITIGAQNYLKNFYETFGFESISEVYLEDNIPHVDMTLKKRIDK, from the coding sequence ATGAATTTAAAAATAAAGAGATTTAATGAACTTTCAACAAGAGAGCTTTATGAAATTTTAAAACTTAGAGCTGAAATTTTTGTTGTTGAACAAAACTGTCCATATAATGATTTAGATGATAAAGATTATGAATGTATTCATATATTTTTGGAAGAAGAGAATCAAATTCTATCATATATAAGAGTTTTAAAACCAGGAGTATCTTACTCAGATAGTTCTTTAGGAAGAGTTCTTGTTTCAAAAATTGCTCGTGGGAAAGGTCTTGCTAAAAAAATTGTCCAAATTGGTATAAACTATATTTTTAATGAGTTAAATGAAAAAGCTATAACTATTGGAGCTCAAAATTATTTGAAAAACTTTTATGAAACATTTGGGTTTGAGAGTATTTCCGAAGTTTATTTGGAAGATAATATACCACATGTTGATATGACTCTAAAAAAAAGAATTGACAAATAA
- a CDS encoding dihydroxyacetone kinase subunit DhaK, whose amino-acid sequence MKMKKFINNPTDLTKELLEGLALANPETLEYVDRKFIVNKHLENANRVTIVTLGGTGHEPAISGFVGEGMVDISVPGDIFAAPSPQTCFEAIKMADKGKGVLFVVLNHAGDMLAGNIAMKNAKKENLNVIKVVTQEDVSNATRENAHDRRGLVGCIPLYKIAGGAAAIGKPLDEVAQIAQYFADNMATIAVAARGATHPATGDPIAELNDDEMEIGMGQHGEGGGGRMPLKSADETTEIMLEALLKDLDIKSGEELLVVVNGTGSTTLMEQLIIFRKAHKYLAEKNIKIVANIVGETLTVQEQAGFQLMIARMNKELLEYWNMPCNTPYFKKINSKGGNL is encoded by the coding sequence ATGAAAATGAAAAAATTTATTAACAATCCTACTGACCTTACGAAAGAACTTTTAGAAGGATTAGCTTTAGCTAATCCAGAGACACTTGAATATGTTGATCGCAAATTTATTGTAAACAAACATCTTGAAAATGCTAACAGAGTTACTATTGTAACTCTTGGTGGAACAGGACATGAACCAGCTATAAGTGGATTTGTTGGGGAAGGTATGGTTGATATCTCTGTTCCTGGAGATATTTTTGCAGCACCTAGTCCTCAAACTTGTTTTGAAGCCATTAAAATGGCAGATAAAGGAAAAGGAGTTTTATTTGTTGTTTTAAATCATGCTGGAGATATGCTTGCTGGAAATATTGCTATGAAAAATGCAAAAAAAGAGAATTTAAATGTTATCAAAGTTGTAACTCAAGAAGATGTTTCTAACGCAACTAGAGAAAATGCACATGACAGAAGAGGCCTTGTTGGATGTATTCCTCTTTATAAAATTGCTGGTGGAGCTGCTGCTATAGGCAAACCTTTAGATGAAGTTGCACAAATAGCTCAATATTTTGCCGATAATATGGCCACTATAGCTGTTGCTGCAAGAGGGGCTACACATCCTGCCACAGGTGATCCTATTGCAGAATTAAATGATGATGAAATGGAAATTGGTATGGGACAACATGGTGAAGGTGGCGGTGGTAGAATGCCTCTTAAATCAGCAGATGAAACAACTGAAATCATGTTAGAAGCTCTTTTAAAAGATTTAGATATAAAATCTGGAGAGGAGCTTTTAGTTGTAGTAAACGGAACTGGTTCTACCACTCTTATGGAACAACTTATCATTTTTAGAAAAGCTCATAAATATTTAGCTGAAAAAAATATAAAGATTGTTGCAAATATTGTTGGTGAAACTCTTACAGTTCAAGAACAAGCTGGATTTCAGCTAATGATTGCTCGTATGAATAAAGAGCTTCTAGAATATTGGAATATGCCTTGTAATACTCCTTACTTTAAAAAAATTAATTCTAAAGGAGGTAATTTATGA
- a CDS encoding DUF4396 domain-containing protein, translating into MFLNIVSKFFLFIGLFSAIIITIDLFRHPQKEMPIMNLVWPINGLWAGIFGLWAYFTIGKYRKMDMSGMDMSDMDNKYSEFWQGVVADTLHCGAGCTLADLIGSWIFFFFPFSVFQNLTFGEWTLEYVLALITGVTFQYAAISPMMKEKGIKIWLTALKIDFLSLTSWQIGMYGWMAIIIFGFLGRLSPTTPEFWFMMQIAMCCGFFTAYPVNWWLVKKGIKMGM; encoded by the coding sequence ATGTTTCTTAATATTGTTTCTAAATTTTTCTTATTTATTGGGCTTTTTTCAGCGATTATAATAACAATAGATCTATTTAGACATCCTCAAAAGGAAATGCCTATAATGAATCTTGTCTGGCCTATAAATGGTTTATGGGCAGGGATATTTGGTTTGTGGGCTTATTTTACAATAGGAAAATACCGTAAAATGGATATGTCAGGAATGGATATGTCGGATATGGACAATAAATATTCAGAATTTTGGCAAGGTGTGGTTGCTGATACTTTACATTGTGGTGCAGGATGTACTCTTGCTGATTTAATAGGTTCGTGGATTTTCTTTTTCTTCCCTTTTTCTGTTTTTCAAAATCTAACTTTTGGAGAATGGACACTTGAATATGTTTTGGCTTTAATTACAGGAGTTACATTCCAATATGCAGCTATTTCTCCTATGATGAAAGAAAAAGGAATAAAAATTTGGTTAACTGCTCTTAAAATTGATTTTTTATCCCTTACCTCTTGGCAAATAGGAATGTATGGTTGGATGGCAATAATTATTTTTGGTTTTTTAGGAAGACTGTCGCCAACTACTCCAGAATTTTGGTTCATGATGCAAATAGCTATGTGCTGTGGTTTTTTTACCGCTTATCCAGTAAATTGGTGGCTTGTTAAAAAAGGAATAAAAATGGGAATGTAA
- a CDS encoding exodeoxyribonuclease III codes for MKLISWNVNGLRAILQKNFMEYFKEVDADIFCLQEIKLQEGQLDLKIDNYNIFWNYAEKKGYSGTAIFTKENPLSVTYDIGIDHHDKEGRVITLEFQNYYLVNVYTPNSQSELARLDYRMNWEDDFRNYLLSLNSKKPVIICGDLNVAHTEIDLKNPKSNQNNAGFTKQERDKFSELLNSGFIDTFRYKNPTLTGAYSWWSYRFSARKNNAGWRIDYFLVSDQIKDSILEANIHNEVMGSDHCPVELILSNI; via the coding sequence ATGAAACTAATTTCTTGGAATGTCAATGGTCTTAGAGCAATTTTACAAAAAAACTTTATGGAATATTTTAAAGAAGTAGATGCTGATATCTTTTGTTTACAAGAAATCAAACTACAGGAAGGGCAGCTTGATTTAAAAATTGATAACTATAATATATTTTGGAACTATGCAGAAAAAAAAGGATACTCAGGTACTGCTATTTTTACAAAAGAAAATCCACTTTCTGTTACTTATGATATTGGAATAGATCACCACGATAAAGAGGGGAGAGTTATAACTCTTGAGTTTCAAAACTACTATCTAGTTAATGTATATACACCAAATTCCCAGTCAGAACTAGCAAGACTAGACTATAGAATGAATTGGGAAGATGATTTTAGAAATTATCTTTTATCTCTTAATTCTAAAAAGCCTGTTATTATTTGTGGTGATTTAAATGTAGCTCATACAGAAATAGATTTAAAAAATCCAAAATCTAATCAAAATAATGCTGGATTTACTAAACAAGAAAGAGATAAATTTTCAGAACTTTTAAATTCAGGATTTATAGATACTTTTAGATACAAAAATCCTACACTTACAGGTGCTTATTCATGGTGGTCTTATCGTTTCAGTGCTAGAAAAAATAATGCTGGATGGAGAATTGATTATTTCTTAGTATCTGATCAAATAAAAGATTCTATTTTAGAAGCTAATATCCATAATGAAGTAATGGGGTCAGATCACTGTCCTGTAGAGCTAATTCTTAGCAATATATAA
- the mobB gene encoding molybdopterin-guanine dinucleotide biosynthesis protein B yields MNKINNVDALILAGGKSSRMNFADKALLNFDKNRTFLEKISDEMSKFENLMVSINQDQNFLVPRGVIVTDSVPNIGPLEGIHQGLLNAKSNFIFVTTCDMPNITKEFIDFVMLFLSSDYDAIIIKDSQGKTYPLFGLYNKSALTTIEGFLMDKNYRLQDVLAELNVKYISLNNTTFDYKKLLKSIDTEDELKHLSIFMGNRPFISICGAKNSGKTWLIQELIKHFKDAGYKVATIKYNPNLDLNSLDSDINKYKIAGAPGTLVFSKDSYILLKNRSNENFFQYLNLFKDFDVILLEDFKHEPFPKIEILRKDISPKPVANPQNLLFYATDIPELLETKKPDTLDIKDTLNIFKILLKITGLN; encoded by the coding sequence ATGAATAAAATAAATAATGTAGACGCTTTAATCCTTGCCGGAGGAAAAAGCTCTCGAATGAATTTTGCTGATAAAGCCTTACTAAATTTTGATAAAAATCGAACTTTTTTAGAAAAAATATCTGATGAGATGTCAAAATTTGAAAATTTGATGGTATCTATAAATCAAGATCAAAACTTTCTTGTACCAAGAGGTGTAATTGTTACAGATAGTGTTCCTAATATAGGTCCTCTTGAAGGTATTCATCAAGGACTTCTCAACGCAAAATCAAACTTTATTTTTGTTACAACCTGTGATATGCCAAATATAACTAAAGAATTTATAGATTTTGTTATGTTATTTCTTTCAAGTGATTATGATGCTATTATAATAAAGGATAGTCAAGGTAAAACTTATCCTTTATTTGGCTTATATAATAAAAGTGCTTTAACCACTATAGAAGGATTTTTAATGGATAAAAATTATAGATTACAAGATGTCTTAGCCGAATTAAATGTTAAATATATCTCTTTAAATAACACCACATTTGATTATAAAAAGTTATTGAAAAGTATTGATACTGAAGATGAGCTTAAACATCTTTCTATCTTTATGGGAAATCGTCCATTTATTTCTATTTGTGGAGCTAAAAATAGTGGTAAAACTTGGTTAATTCAAGAGCTAATAAAACATTTTAAAGATGCTGGCTATAAGGTAGCTACAATAAAATATAATCCTAATCTAGATTTAAACTCTTTAGATTCCGACATCAACAAGTATAAAATTGCTGGTGCCCCCGGAACATTAGTTTTTTCAAAAGATAGTTATATTTTATTAAAAAATAGATCAAATGAGAATTTCTTTCAATATTTAAATCTTTTTAAAGATTTTGATGTCATATTATTAGAAGATTTCAAACACGAGCCTTTTCCTAAAATAGAGATTTTAAGAAAAGATATCTCGCCTAAACCGGTTGCTAATCCACAGAATCTTCTTTTTTATGCAACTGATATTCCTGAACTTTTAGAAACTAAAAAACCTGACACTTTAGATATTAAAGATACTTTGAACATCTTTAAAATACTTTTAAAAATAACAGGTCTTAATTAA
- a CDS encoding TldD/PmbA family protein, which produces MLAKSLIEDILNEALLTGGDFAEVFIESKSGDSFYMVDGKVEQAISGKDYGIGIRIFKGLFSVYAYTNDMNPNNLIKTAQKASKAIKGTKEDIVINLIKKEVEDRNKIIIAPTSVLKEDKIAVMREGYEAAKNFDECISQVRINYSDSSQNVLIANSEGVWAEDKRIRSRIGIESIASDMNDMQTGSYRPGASKGFEFFKEIDVKEYAKEASRIAKTALGAKYAPSGKMPVIIENEFGGVIFHEACGHGLEATSVSKGLSVFAGKLGEKVASDVVSAVDDGTLSNEWGSSNIDDEGTPTKRNLLIENGILKGYMVDKLNGRRMGMESTGSARRESYKYAPTSRMTNTFILNGNSSLEDMLQGVENGIYAKYMGGGSVNPSTGDFNFSIMEGYIIRDGKIEEPVRGATLIGNGPETLKKIDMVGDNLAHGQGMCGSVSGSIPANVGQPRVKIQNMVIGGR; this is translated from the coding sequence ATGTTAGCGAAAAGTTTAATTGAAGATATATTAAATGAAGCATTATTAACAGGTGGCGATTTTGCAGAAGTTTTTATAGAGAGTAAAAGTGGCGATTCTTTTTACATGGTTGATGGAAAAGTAGAGCAAGCAATTTCAGGAAAAGATTATGGTATAGGAATTAGAATTTTTAAAGGATTATTTTCAGTGTATGCTTATACAAATGATATGAATCCCAATAATTTAATAAAGACAGCTCAAAAAGCATCGAAGGCTATAAAAGGAACAAAAGAAGATATAGTTATTAATCTTATAAAAAAAGAAGTAGAGGATCGAAATAAGATTATAATAGCTCCTACAAGTGTTTTGAAAGAGGATAAAATAGCAGTGATGAGAGAAGGTTATGAGGCTGCAAAAAACTTTGATGAATGTATAAGTCAAGTAAGAATAAATTATAGTGATTCTTCACAAAATGTTTTAATAGCAAATTCAGAAGGCGTTTGGGCAGAGGACAAAAGAATAAGAAGTAGAATAGGGATAGAAAGTATAGCTTCAGACATGAACGATATGCAAACAGGTTCTTATAGACCAGGAGCATCAAAAGGATTTGAATTTTTTAAAGAGATAGATGTAAAAGAATATGCAAAAGAAGCTTCAAGGATAGCTAAAACAGCGCTTGGGGCGAAGTATGCTCCAAGTGGTAAAATGCCGGTAATTATTGAGAATGAATTTGGAGGAGTAATATTTCATGAAGCATGTGGGCATGGATTAGAAGCGACAAGTGTATCTAAAGGTCTCTCAGTTTTTGCTGGAAAATTAGGAGAAAAGGTAGCTAGTGACGTTGTTTCAGCGGTAGATGATGGGACTCTATCTAACGAGTGGGGATCTTCAAATATAGATGATGAGGGAACTCCAACAAAGAGAAACCTTTTGATTGAAAATGGAATTTTAAAGGGATATATGGTAGATAAATTAAATGGAAGAAGAATGGGTATGGAGAGTACAGGGAGTGCGAGAAGAGAATCGTATAAATATGCTCCAACTTCAAGAATGACAAATACTTTTATTTTAAATGGAAATTCAAGTTTAGAAGATATGTTACAAGGTGTTGAAAATGGTATATATGCTAAATATATGGGTGGTGGCTCTGTAAATCCTAGTACAGGTGATTTCAATTTTTCAATTATGGAAGGGTATATCATTAGAGACGGGAAGATTGAAGAACCTGTTAGAGGGGCTACTCTTATAGGAAATGGACCTGAAACCTTGAAAAAAATAGATATGGTTGGAGATAATTTAGCTCATGGACAGGGTATGTGTGGCTCTGTATCTGGAAGTATTCCAGCAAATGTTGGGCAACCTAGGGTTAAGATTCAGAATATGGTTATCGGTGGAAGATAG